One genomic window of Physeter macrocephalus isolate SW-GA unplaced genomic scaffold, ASM283717v5 random_1, whole genome shotgun sequence includes the following:
- the SIPA1 gene encoding signal-induced proliferation-associated protein 1 isoform X5: protein MWAGGVGSPRRGPAPAPTDDLFARKLRQPARPPLTPHTFEPRPARGPLLRSGSDAGEARPPTPASPRARAHSHEETGRPAAPPARFFSDPLALLGLPVEEPEPEFPPVPEPRWFAHYDVQSLLFDWASRPRGTGGHAEAGSGTPASAQDQTAGSDLLLEAPGFVSELGGEGELGLGGLASPPVPPSLPNAAVSVLEEPQNRTSAYSLEHADLGAGYYRKYFYGKEHQNFFGLDEVLGPVAVSLRREEKESSGGGTLHSYRIIVRTTQLRTLRGTISEDALPPGPPRGLSPRKLLEHVASRLSPTCLRLGSASPKVPRTLLTLDEQVLSFQRKVGILYCRAGQGSEEEMYNNQDAGPSFMQFLTLLGDVVRLKGFESYRAQLDTKTDSTGTHSLYTTYQDHEIMFHVSTMLPYTPNNQQQLLRKRHIGNNIVTIVFQEPGSKPFCPTTIRSHFQHVFLVVRAHAPCTPHTSYRVAVSRTQDTPAFGPALPPGGGPFAANADFRALLLAKALNGEQAAGHARQFHAMATRTRQQYLQDLATNEVTTTSLDSASRFGLPSLGGRRRASPRGPGAELQAAGALVWGVRAAPGARGATGAEAGGPDGAEVPCLLGISAEALVLVAPRDGRVVFNCACRDVLAWTFSEQQLDLYHGRGEAIMLRFDGPPGQAVGEVVTRLQLVSRGCETRELALPRDGQGRLGFEVDAEGFVTHVERFTFAETTGLRPGARLLRVCGQTLPSLGPEAAAQLLRSAPKVCVTVLTPDESGRPRRSFSELYMLSLQEPGRRGAPEPVQDEAPAVALLPTTKQLLQVCLNDGGGPPGPRDLAEERTEFLHSQNPPSPCSSLSDEAPVLPNTTPDLLLATTAKPAAPSAGRATPPTQQGPGSRSGCEDRGDPAPELRASFLPRTLSLRNSISKIMSEAGSETLEDEWQSISEIASTCNTILESLSREGPPIPESRDARGTPKSDAELAPSNLSTSPLLPRSPTNAG, encoded by the exons ATGTGGGCCGGCGGCGTGGGGAGTCCTCGGCGGGGCCCGGCCCCTGCGCCCACCGACGACCTCTTCGCCCGCAAGCTGCGCCAGCCGGCGCGGCCCCCGCTGACGCCACACACCTTCGAGCCCAGGCCAGCCCGCGGCCCGCTCCTGCGCAGCGGCAGCGATGCGGGCGAGGCCCGGCCCCCGACGCCGGCCAGCCCTCGCGCCCGCGCCCACAGCCACGAGGAGACCGGCCGCCCCGCCGCGCCCCCTGCCCGCTTCTTCTCCGACCCGCTGGCGCTGCTGGGGCTGCCGGTCGAGGAGCCGGAGCCCGAGTTCCCGCCCGTGCCCGAGCCTCGCTGGTTCGCCCACTATGACGTGCAGAGCCTGCTCTTTGACTGGGCTTCGAGGCCCCGCGGGACGGGGGGCCACGCAGAGGCGGGCTCTGGGACCCCCGCCTCGGCTCAGGACCAGACTGCCGGCTCCGACCTGCTGCTCGAGGCGCCTGGCTTCGTGAGTGAGCTCGGGGGTGAGGGCGAGCTGGGACTGGGTGGACTGGCGTCTCCACCTGTGCCCCCCTCACTGCCCAACGCGGCCGTGTCCGTCCTGGAGGAGCCACAGAACCGAACCTCGGCCTACAGCCTGGAGCATGCAGACCTGGGCGCTGGCTACTACCGCAAGTACTTCTACGGCAAAG AACACCAGAACTTCTTCGGACTGGACGAGGTGCTGGGCCCGGTGGCGGTGAGCCTGCGGCgggaggagaaggagagcagCGGAGGGGGCACTCTGCACAGCTACCGCATCATCGTGCGGACCACGCAG CTCCGGACCCTCCGCGGCACCATCTCGGAGGACGCGCTGCCGCCAGGGCCCCCGAGAGGCCTGTCCCCGAGGAAGCTTCTAGAGCACGTGGCATCGCGGCTGAGCCCGACCTGCCTGCGCCTGGGCTCGGCTTCACCGAAGGTGCCCCGCACGCTGCTTACACTGGACGAGCAAGTG CTGAGCTTCCAGCGCAAGGTGGGCATCCTGTACTGCCGGGCGGGCCAGGGCTCGGAGGAGGAGATGTATAACAACCAGGACGCAGGACCCTCCTTCATGCAGTTCCTCACCCTGCTGGGTGACGTGGTGCGGCTCAAAGGCTTTGAGAGCTACCGGGCCCAGCTGGACACCAAAA CGGATTCCACGGGCACGCACTCCCTCTACACCACGTACCAGGACCATGAGATCATGTTCCACGTGTCCACGATGCTGCCTTACACCCCCAATAACCAGCAGCAG CTCCTGCGGAAGCGCCACATTGGCAACAACATTGTGACCATCGTGTTCCAGGAACCCGGCAGCAAGCCCTTCTGCCCCACCACCATACGCTCGCACTTCCAGCACGTATTCCTAGTCGTGCGGGCCCACGCGCCCTGCACTCCGCACACCTCCTACAG GGTGGCTGTGAGCCGCACCCAGGACACCCCGGCCTTTGGGCCGGCTCTGCCCCCTGGCGGAGGACCCTTTGCGGCCAATGCCGACTTCCGGGCCCTCCTGTTGGCCAAGGCGCTCAATGGTGAGCAGGCGGCGGGCCACGCACGCCAGTTCCACGCCATGGCCACGCGCACGCGCCAGCAGTATCTGCAGGACCTGGCCACCAACGAGGTGACCACCACGTCGCTGGACTCGGCTTCCCGCTTCGGCCTGCCTTCCCTGGGCGGGAGGCGGCGGGCGTCCCCCCGGGGCCCGGGCGCCGAGCTGCAGGCGGCAGGGGCGCTGGTGTGGGGCGTCCGCGCGGCGCCCGGGGCGCGGGGCGCGACCGGAGCCGAGGCGGGCGGCCCTGACGGCGCAGAGGTGCCATGTCTGCTGGGCATCTCGGCCGAGGCGCTGGTGCTGGTGGCGCCGCGCGACGGCCGCGTAGTCTTCAACTGCGCCTGTCGCGACGTGCTGGCCTGGACCTTCTCCGAGCAGCAGCTCGACCTGTACCACGGCCGCGGGGAGGCGATCATGCTGCGGTTCGACGGGCCCCCCGGCCAAGCCGTTGGCGAGGTCGTGACGCGCCTGCAG CTGGTGAGCCGCGGCTGCGAGACCCGCGAGCTGGCGCTGCCCCGCGACGGCCAAGGCCGCCTGGGCTTCGAGGTGGACGCCGAGGGCTTCGTCACGCACGTGGAGCGCTTCACGTTCGCGGAGACGACGGGGCTGCGGCCTGGGGCGCGCCTGCTGCGCGTGTGTGGCCAGACGCTGCCCAGTCTCGGCCCCGAGGCCGCTGCCCAGCTGCTGCGCTCGGCGCCCAAGGTCTGCGTCACCGTCCTGACCCCCGACGAGAGCGGCCGGCCCCGCAG GAGCTTTTCGGAGCTGTACATGCTGTCTCTGCAGGAGCCCGGCCGGCGGGGGGCTCCCGAGCCGGTGCAGGATGAGGCCCCAGCAGTGGCCCTACTGCCCACCACGAAGCAGCTGCTGCAGGTGTGCCTGAACGATGGCGGTGGTCCTCCAGGGCCCAGGGACCTGGCCGAGGAGAGGACCGAGTTCCTGCACAGCCAGAACCCTCCATCACCCTGCAG CTCCCTGTCTGACGAGGCCCCGGTCCTGCCCAACACCACCCCGGACCTCCTCCTTGCCACCACGGCCAAGCCGGCAGCACCCAGTGCTGGCAGGGCGACACCCCCCACCCAG CAGGGGCCAGGCAGCCGCAGTGGCTGTGAGGACAGGGGTGACCCAGCCCCGGAGCTGAGGGCCTCCTTCTTGCCACGAACCTTGTCTCTGAGGAACTCCATCAGCAAAA TCATGTCAGAGGCGGGCAGCGAGACCCTGGAAGACGAGTGGCAGTCCATCTCAGAGATCGCCTCCACCTGCAACACCATCCTGGAGTCGCTCTCCCGGGAGG GGCCGCCCATCCCAGAGAGCAGAGATGCCAGGGGAACTCCAAAATCTGACGCTGA ACTGGCCCCATCGAACCTTTCAACATCGCCTCTCTTACCCCGCTCACCTACCAACGCTGGCTAG
- the SIPA1 gene encoding signal-induced proliferation-associated protein 1 isoform X3: MWAGGVGSPRRGPAPAPTDDLFARKLRQPARPPLTPHTFEPRPARGPLLRSGSDAGEARPPTPASPRARAHSHEETGRPAAPPARFFSDPLALLGLPVEEPEPEFPPVPEPRWFAHYDVQSLLFDWASRPRGTGGHAEAGSGTPASAQDQTAGSDLLLEAPGFVSELGGEGELGLGGLASPPVPPSLPNAAVSVLEEPQNRTSAYSLEHADLGAGYYRKYFYGKEHQNFFGLDEVLGPVAVSLRREEKESSGGGTLHSYRIIVRTTQLRTLRGTISEDALPPGPPRGLSPRKLLEHVASRLSPTCLRLGSASPKVPRTLLTLDEQVLSFQRKVGILYCRAGQGSEEEMYNNQDAGPSFMQFLTLLGDVVRLKGFESYRAQLDTKTDSTGTHSLYTTYQDHEIMFHVSTMLPYTPNNQQQLLRKRHIGNNIVTIVFQEPGSKPFCPTTIRSHFQHVFLVVRAHAPCTPHTSYRVAVSRTQDTPAFGPALPPGGGPFAANADFRALLLAKALNGEQAAGHARQFHAMATRTRQQYLQDLATNEVTTTSLDSASRFGLPSLGGRRRASPRGPGAELQAAGALVWGVRAAPGARGATGAEAGGPDGAEVPCLLGISAEALVLVAPRDGRVVFNCACRDVLAWTFSEQQLDLYHGRGEAIMLRFDGPPGQAVGEVVTRLQLVSRGCETRELALPRDGQGRLGFEVDAEGFVTHVERFTFAETTGLRPGARLLRVCGQTLPSLGPEAAAQLLRSAPKVCVTVLTPDESGRPRRSFSELYMLSLQEPGRRGAPEPVQDEAPAVALLPTTKQLLQVCLNDGGGPPGPRDLAEERTEFLHSQNPPSPCSSLSDEAPVLPNTTPDLLLATTAKPAAPSAGRATPPTQQGPGSRSGCEDRGDPAPELRASFLPRTLSLRNSISKIMSEAGSETLEDEWQSISEIASTCNTILESLSREGPPIPESRDARGTPKSDAEPEPGSLSEKVSHLESMLRKLQDDLQKVTRWLRAVGSHRAAPEEGPGAGHADSCLAPPPPRRRRTGRPWRRRCGACGTTTGGCRPSQRARPRACSWPPSSWAPPPATRPEAGGSSLSPAADLLELPGRSLGAPGPQQAPGPPQGLSLREAHPSTAPAPRPVIWWHFGGEVAPLPPFPICKYSVEKRGLQGIKEPRLFVSTQVFTT, translated from the exons ATGTGGGCCGGCGGCGTGGGGAGTCCTCGGCGGGGCCCGGCCCCTGCGCCCACCGACGACCTCTTCGCCCGCAAGCTGCGCCAGCCGGCGCGGCCCCCGCTGACGCCACACACCTTCGAGCCCAGGCCAGCCCGCGGCCCGCTCCTGCGCAGCGGCAGCGATGCGGGCGAGGCCCGGCCCCCGACGCCGGCCAGCCCTCGCGCCCGCGCCCACAGCCACGAGGAGACCGGCCGCCCCGCCGCGCCCCCTGCCCGCTTCTTCTCCGACCCGCTGGCGCTGCTGGGGCTGCCGGTCGAGGAGCCGGAGCCCGAGTTCCCGCCCGTGCCCGAGCCTCGCTGGTTCGCCCACTATGACGTGCAGAGCCTGCTCTTTGACTGGGCTTCGAGGCCCCGCGGGACGGGGGGCCACGCAGAGGCGGGCTCTGGGACCCCCGCCTCGGCTCAGGACCAGACTGCCGGCTCCGACCTGCTGCTCGAGGCGCCTGGCTTCGTGAGTGAGCTCGGGGGTGAGGGCGAGCTGGGACTGGGTGGACTGGCGTCTCCACCTGTGCCCCCCTCACTGCCCAACGCGGCCGTGTCCGTCCTGGAGGAGCCACAGAACCGAACCTCGGCCTACAGCCTGGAGCATGCAGACCTGGGCGCTGGCTACTACCGCAAGTACTTCTACGGCAAAG AACACCAGAACTTCTTCGGACTGGACGAGGTGCTGGGCCCGGTGGCGGTGAGCCTGCGGCgggaggagaaggagagcagCGGAGGGGGCACTCTGCACAGCTACCGCATCATCGTGCGGACCACGCAG CTCCGGACCCTCCGCGGCACCATCTCGGAGGACGCGCTGCCGCCAGGGCCCCCGAGAGGCCTGTCCCCGAGGAAGCTTCTAGAGCACGTGGCATCGCGGCTGAGCCCGACCTGCCTGCGCCTGGGCTCGGCTTCACCGAAGGTGCCCCGCACGCTGCTTACACTGGACGAGCAAGTG CTGAGCTTCCAGCGCAAGGTGGGCATCCTGTACTGCCGGGCGGGCCAGGGCTCGGAGGAGGAGATGTATAACAACCAGGACGCAGGACCCTCCTTCATGCAGTTCCTCACCCTGCTGGGTGACGTGGTGCGGCTCAAAGGCTTTGAGAGCTACCGGGCCCAGCTGGACACCAAAA CGGATTCCACGGGCACGCACTCCCTCTACACCACGTACCAGGACCATGAGATCATGTTCCACGTGTCCACGATGCTGCCTTACACCCCCAATAACCAGCAGCAG CTCCTGCGGAAGCGCCACATTGGCAACAACATTGTGACCATCGTGTTCCAGGAACCCGGCAGCAAGCCCTTCTGCCCCACCACCATACGCTCGCACTTCCAGCACGTATTCCTAGTCGTGCGGGCCCACGCGCCCTGCACTCCGCACACCTCCTACAG GGTGGCTGTGAGCCGCACCCAGGACACCCCGGCCTTTGGGCCGGCTCTGCCCCCTGGCGGAGGACCCTTTGCGGCCAATGCCGACTTCCGGGCCCTCCTGTTGGCCAAGGCGCTCAATGGTGAGCAGGCGGCGGGCCACGCACGCCAGTTCCACGCCATGGCCACGCGCACGCGCCAGCAGTATCTGCAGGACCTGGCCACCAACGAGGTGACCACCACGTCGCTGGACTCGGCTTCCCGCTTCGGCCTGCCTTCCCTGGGCGGGAGGCGGCGGGCGTCCCCCCGGGGCCCGGGCGCCGAGCTGCAGGCGGCAGGGGCGCTGGTGTGGGGCGTCCGCGCGGCGCCCGGGGCGCGGGGCGCGACCGGAGCCGAGGCGGGCGGCCCTGACGGCGCAGAGGTGCCATGTCTGCTGGGCATCTCGGCCGAGGCGCTGGTGCTGGTGGCGCCGCGCGACGGCCGCGTAGTCTTCAACTGCGCCTGTCGCGACGTGCTGGCCTGGACCTTCTCCGAGCAGCAGCTCGACCTGTACCACGGCCGCGGGGAGGCGATCATGCTGCGGTTCGACGGGCCCCCCGGCCAAGCCGTTGGCGAGGTCGTGACGCGCCTGCAG CTGGTGAGCCGCGGCTGCGAGACCCGCGAGCTGGCGCTGCCCCGCGACGGCCAAGGCCGCCTGGGCTTCGAGGTGGACGCCGAGGGCTTCGTCACGCACGTGGAGCGCTTCACGTTCGCGGAGACGACGGGGCTGCGGCCTGGGGCGCGCCTGCTGCGCGTGTGTGGCCAGACGCTGCCCAGTCTCGGCCCCGAGGCCGCTGCCCAGCTGCTGCGCTCGGCGCCCAAGGTCTGCGTCACCGTCCTGACCCCCGACGAGAGCGGCCGGCCCCGCAG GAGCTTTTCGGAGCTGTACATGCTGTCTCTGCAGGAGCCCGGCCGGCGGGGGGCTCCCGAGCCGGTGCAGGATGAGGCCCCAGCAGTGGCCCTACTGCCCACCACGAAGCAGCTGCTGCAGGTGTGCCTGAACGATGGCGGTGGTCCTCCAGGGCCCAGGGACCTGGCCGAGGAGAGGACCGAGTTCCTGCACAGCCAGAACCCTCCATCACCCTGCAG CTCCCTGTCTGACGAGGCCCCGGTCCTGCCCAACACCACCCCGGACCTCCTCCTTGCCACCACGGCCAAGCCGGCAGCACCCAGTGCTGGCAGGGCGACACCCCCCACCCAG CAGGGGCCAGGCAGCCGCAGTGGCTGTGAGGACAGGGGTGACCCAGCCCCGGAGCTGAGGGCCTCCTTCTTGCCACGAACCTTGTCTCTGAGGAACTCCATCAGCAAAA TCATGTCAGAGGCGGGCAGCGAGACCCTGGAAGACGAGTGGCAGTCCATCTCAGAGATCGCCTCCACCTGCAACACCATCCTGGAGTCGCTCTCCCGGGAGG GGCCGCCCATCCCAGAGAGCAGAGATGCCAGGGGAACTCCAAAATCTGACGCTGA GCCAGAACCCGGGAGCCTGTCTGAGAAGGTCTCTCACCTGGAGTCCATGCTCAGGAAGCTGCAGGATGACCTGCAGAAGGTGACACGGTGGCTGCGGGCCGTGGGGAGTCACAGGGCTGCCCCAGAAGAGGGGCCAGGGGCTGGCCACGCTGACTCCTGCCTcgccccacctccccccaggaGAAGGCGGACAGGGcggccctggaggaggaggtgcgGAGCCTGCGGCACAACAACCGGCGGCTGCAGGCCGAGTCAGAGAGCGCGGCCACGCGCCTGCTCCTGGCCTCCAAGCAGCTGGGCTCCGCCACCAGCGACCCGGCCTGAAGCCGGAGGGTCCAGCCTCAGCCCGGCCGCCGACCTGCTCGAACTGCCCGGCCGCTCGCTCGGGGCACCTGGGCCACAGCAGGCCCCGGGCCCCCCTCAGGGACTCTCCCTGCGCGAGGCGCATCCTAGCACTGCCCCCGCTCCCCGGCCCGTTATTTGGTGGCATTTTGGTGGCGAAGTTGCCCCTCTACCCCCCTTCCCCATTTGTAAATattctgtggagaaaaggggacttcAGGGAATAAAGGAGCCACGGTTATTTGTGTCCACACAGGTGTTCACGACATGA